The nucleotide sequence CCTCTGGCCCAAATGCGCTTGCACTGGTATCGATTGCCGTCGAGGCCATCCACAGCTATTGCCTTCAGTTTGAGCAGACACTACCGGAAGTGTGCGTGCTACTCAATGACCTGCCTGACAACGATTTCAACACAGTGGTGAAGAGCCTGGTCACACTCCGTCAAAGCAAGAAGCCCAATGTTTTGACTGGTGTCACGCCGGGGTCATTTTACGAGAGGCTCTTCACTAGTGGCTCAATGCATCTTATCTGCTCATCCAACAGCCTGCATTGGCTCTCAAAGGTGCGAGTTTGACACTACTCGATCAATCGATCCAGTGGATTACTTGATTTTGTAAGCAAAACCTTGTCTTTACAGGCTCCTGAACATCTCACAAGGAACCAGATCCCGGCGTATGACATGGATGAGCATGCTAGGTGTGAAAGCCTCCCTATTGTCCTCGAGGCTTATGCACAACAGTTTATGGAAGATTTCACACTTTTCCTGAAGCTAAGAGCCAAGGAATTGGTTCCAGGAGGCCGAATGGTTGTTTCCCTTGTAGGGAGGCATTCTGATGTGACCGCCTCCAAATTCTCTCACCTCTGGGAAACTGTAGCTCAGATTCTAAGTGTCATGGCCTCAGAGGTACATTATTTACCTTCTTTTTCTAGTATTTGCAGCATTTGATAATCCACTTGTGAGTATTTG is from Triticum aestivum cultivar Chinese Spring unplaced genomic scaffold, IWGSC CS RefSeq v2.1 scaffold171234, whole genome shotgun sequence and encodes:
- the LOC123175796 gene encoding probable jasmonic acid carboxyl methyltransferase 2, with the translated sequence MVHMNQGQGETSYARNSRIQNAQQNRMKPLIEGSIFELCSNNTLFPGKILIADLGCSSGPNALALVSIAVEAIHSYCLQFEQTLPEVCVLLNDLPDNDFNTVVKSLVTLRQSKKPNVLTGVTPGSFYERLFTSGSMHLICSSNSLHWLSKAPEHLTRNQIPAYDMDEHARCESLPIVLEAYAQQFMEDFTLFLKLRAKELVPGGRMVVSLVGRHSDVTASKFSHLWETVAQILSVMASEGVIDKAKYDSFYVPMYGASSEELMEIIQEEGSFSITDMRVYDPATDMNNALFTSSWFINHLRAIFEPIIVEHFGDVMNEFVRTAEQRWTLEGSVQDERAKYPRAMQVVSLAKA